A single window of Micromonas commoda chromosome 6, complete sequence DNA harbors:
- the PYC gene encoding pyruvate carboyxlase (Pyruvate carboxylase catalyzes a 2-step reaction, involving the ATP-dependent carboxylation of the covalently attached biotin in the first step and the transfer of the carboxyl group to pyruvate in the second), giving the protein MLPARARVVTRVKSVPAASNASTLAFRHAAGRRAAVATAARFQGRATSRPASGAAVIRADGATRRDVRAGAISDPAAERVDIPANSALNTILRSNAGAINKIMCANRGEIAVRTFRAGTELGMRTVAVFSEADRLATHRYKADESYCVNPGETPVGAYLGYEGIIECAKKNGVQAIHPGYGFLSENANFARRCEEEGIIFIGPRSETITQMGDKVIAKSLAKECGLPLVPGTEEATDDVEAAEAFAQEFGMPIMLKAAMGGGGRGMRIVRTMGELKDAFTRASSEALAAFGDGRMFLERYVEAPRHIEVQILADGHGNVVHLHERDCSVQRRHQKVVELAPAPILDPALRQTLHDDAVRLAKHVNYRNAGTVEFMVDKEGRHYFLEVNPRIQVEHTVTEEVTGIDLVQSQILIAGGATLEDIGIKSQDDIKVQGFAMQCRITTEDPQMSFAPDFGKVEVYRPPGGMGVRLDGEVVVGSRVSPNYDSLLVKLTCKEKNFMSVIQKMYRALGEFRVRGVKTNIPFLLNVLQSETFLSGEFATDFIDSTPSLFDLESTQDDMTKLLSYLADVAVNGASHPGAVGPAPVVVEPVPPKPATETPPPGFKQIIDEQGPAAFAKAVRDHEGLLLMDTTWRDAHQSALATRMRTRDLLASAPATADALAGAYSLEMWGGATFDVSLRFLHECPWQRLEKLREAVPNIPFQMLLRGANAVGYTSYADNVVNAFVKEARLAGVDVFRVFDSLNYIDNLKFGIDSVRAANGVVEGTVCYTGDVSNPKKTKYSLEYYVNLTEQLVDHGIDVLAIKDMAGLLKPRAATMLVGALREKFPDLPIHVHTHDTAGTGVASMLAAAEAGADVVDVCTDAMAGLTSQPAIGALVAAVQGTNLETDMDFEKILKLNTFWEQTRGLYSPFESGIKAGSADVYIHEMPGGQYTNLKFQAFSNGLGSEWDRVKAAYATANQILGDIVKVTPSSKVVGDLAQFLVANDLNATSVVDQAETLSFPSSVVEYFQGYIGQPAGGFPEPLRSRVLKGKSTGYEGRPGADIPAEDLEALRYSVSKKHARRDISWRDTLSAAIYPAVFDDYVRKVNLHGPLTMLPTKAFLVGLDIDEECEVELRAGVRASIKLKAIGELLPNGNREVFFEMNGIPRVVETADRTDAGETKKFRIASREKSDPADIGSVGAPMAGEVVQVLVKEGEDVKAGSAIAVLSAMKMETTVSAPCDGRVKHIAIVPKDTISAGDLLVALDTDLVEA; this is encoded by the coding sequence ATGCTCcccgcccgggcgcgggtcgTGACGCGCGTCAAGTCGGTGCCCGCGGCTTCCAACGCGTCCACGCTGGCGTTTCGCCACGCggccggtcgccgcgcggccgtcgccaccgccgctaGGTTCCAgggccgcgcgacgtcccgtcCGGCGTCTGGCGCCGCAGTTattcgcgccgacggcgccaccaggcgcgacgtccgcgccggcgccatctccgaccccgccgcggagcgggTCGATATTCCCGCCAACTCTGCGCTTAACACCATCCTGCGCTccaacgcgggcgcgatcaACAAGATCATGTGCGCCaaccgcggcgagatcgcgGTCCGCACCTTCCGCGCCGGCACCGAGCTCGGCATgcgcaccgtcgccgtcttcaGCGAGGCTGACCGACTCGCCACGCACAGGTACAAGGCCGACGAGTCCTACTGCGTCAACCCGGGCGAAACCCCGGTGGGCGCCTACCTCGGCTACGAGGGCATCATCGAGTGCGCCAAGAAGAACGGCGTGCAGGCCATCCACCCCGGGTACGGCTTCCTCTCGGAGAATGCCAACTTTGCCAGGCGatgcgaggaggagggcatcATCTTCATCGGCCCGCGGAGCGAGACGATCACGCAGATGGGCGACAAGGTCATCGCAAAGTCACTCGCGAAGGAGTGCGGCCTGCCCTTGGTCCCCGgcacggaggaggcgacggacgacgtcgaggcggcggaggcgtttGCGCAGGAGTTTGGCATGCCGATCAtgctcaaggcggcgatgggcggtggcggccgcggcatGCGGATCGTGCGGACCATGGGTGAGCTCAAGGATgcgttcacgcgcgcgtcgtccgaggcgctcgcggcgttcggcgacggacgcATGTTCCTGGAGCGGTACGTCGAGGCTCCGAGGCACATCGAGGTTcagatcctcgccgacgggcaCGGAAACGTGGTGCACCTGCACGAGCGCGATTGCTCCGTGCAGCGAAGGCACCAGAAGGTGGTCGAGCTGGCGCCGGCTCCCATCCTGGACCCGGCGCTGAGGCAAACCttgcacgacgacgcggtgaggcTGGCGAAGCACGTCAACTACCGCAACGCCGGCACGGTCGAGTTCATGGTGGACAAGGAGGGTCGCCACTACTTCCTCGAGGTGAACCCCCGCATCCAGGTGGAGCACACGGTGACGGAGGAGGTGACCGGGATCGACCTGGTGCAGTCGCAGATTctcatcgcgggcggcgccacccTCGAAGACATCGGCATCAAGTCCCAGGACGACATCAAGGTCCAGGGTTTCGCCATGCAGTGCCGCATCACGACCGAGGACCCCCAGatgtcgttcgcgcccgacTTTGGCAAGGTGGAGGTGTACCGGCCCCCCGGCGGCAtgggcgtccgcctcgacggcgaggtggtcgTCGGCAGCCGCGTGTCCCCAAACTACGACTCCCTCCTCGTCAAGCTCACGTGCAAGGAGAAGAACTTCATGTCCGTCATCCAGAAGATGTACCGCGCGCTGGGCGAGtttcgcgtgcgcggcgtcaAGACCAACATCCCGTTCCTCCTCAACGTCCTCCAATCCGAGACGTTCCTCTCCGGCGAATTCGCCACCGACTTTAtcgactcgacgccgtcgctgtTCGACCTGGAGTCCACCCAGGACGACATGACCAAGCTCCTGAGCtacctcgcggacgtcgcggtcaACGGCGCGAGCCACCCGGGGGCGGTTggtcccgcgcccgtcgtcgtcgagcccgtcCCTCCGaagcccgcgacggagacgccgcccccgggttTCAAGCAGATCATCGACGAGCAAGgaccggcggcgttcgccaaGGCGGTTCGGGACCACGAGGGGTTGTTGTTGATGGATACCACGTGGCGCGATGCGCACCAatcggcgctcgccacgcgGATGCGCACccgcgacctcctcgcgtcggcgcccgcgacggctgACGCGTTGGCCGGGGCGTACTCGCTCGAGATGTGGGGCGGCGCCACCTTCGACGTCTCCCTCCGGTTCCTGCACGAGTGCCCGTGGCAGAGGCTGGAGAAGCTTCGCGAGGCGGTGCCCAACATCCCGTTCCAGATGCTTTTACGCGGTGCCAACGCGGTGGGCTACACCTCCTACGCGGATAACGTCGTCAACGCGTTTGTCAAGGAGGCTCgactcgcgggcgtcgacgtgttCCGCGTGTTTGACTCGCTGAACTACATCGATAACCTCAAGTTCGGGATCGACTCGGTGAGGGCCGCAAACGGCGTGGTGGAGGGCACCGTCTGCTacaccggcgacgtctcCAACCCGAAAAAGACGAAGTACTCGCTCGAGTACTACGTCAACCTCAccgagcagctcgtcgaTCACGGAATCGACGTCTTGGCGATCAAGGACATGGCGGGACTCTTGAAGCCCCGCGCGGCTACCatgctcgtcggcgcgctccgcgaaaAGTTCCCGGATCTCCCCATCCACGTCCACACCCACGACACCGCCGgcacgggcgtcgcgtccatgctcgccgccgccgaggctggcgcggaTGTGGTCGACGTGTGCACGGATGCCATGGCGGGACTCACGTCCCAGCCCGCGAttggcgcgctcgtcgcggcggttcaGGGCACAAACCTCGAGACCGACATGGACTTTGAGAAGATCCTCAAGCTAAACACGTTCTGGGAGCAGACGCGCGGGCTGTACTCGCCCTTCGAGTCCGGCATCAAGGCGGGCTCCGCGGATGTCTACATTCACGAGATGCCCGGCGGCCAGTACACCAACCTCAAGTTCCAGGCCTTCTCCAACGGCCTCGGCTCCGAGTGGGACCGCGTCAAGGCTGCTTACGCCACCGCCAACCAGATCCTCGGCGACATCGTCAAGGTGACGCCCTCGTCCAAGGTtgtcggcgacctcgcgcagTTCCTCGTGGCCAACGACCTCAACGCCacctccgtcgtcgaccaGGCTGAGACTCTGTCTTTCCCGTCGTCGGTGGTTGAGTACTTCCAGGGATACATCGGCCAgcccgcgggcgggttcCCCGAGCCCCTCCGATCCAGGGTGCTGAAGGGTAAGAGCACGGGGTACGAGGGCCGGCCGGGCGCCGACATCCCCGCGGAggacctcgaggcgctcaggTACTCCGTCAGCAAGAAGCACGCCAGGCGAGACATCAGCTGGCGCGAcaccctctccgcggcgatctaTCCGGCGGTGTTCGACGACTACGTCCGCAAGGTTAACCTGCACGGACCGCTCACGATGCTCCCCACCAAGGCGTTCCTCGTCGGActcgacatcgacgaggagtGCGAGGTGGAGCTTCGCGCGGGCGTGAGGGCCAGCATCAAGCTCAAGGCTATCGGCGAGCTTCTTCCCAACGGCAACCGCGAGGTTTTCTTCGAGATGAACGGTATCCCGCGCGTGGTCGAGACCGCGGACCGCACCGACGCGGGTGAGACGAAGAAGTTTAGGATCGCGAGCAGGGAGAAGAGCGACCCGGCGGACAtcggctccgtcggcgcgccgatggcgggCGAGGTTGTGCAGGTGCTCGtgaaggagggcgaggacgtcaaggctggcagcgccatcgcggtgcTCTCCGCGATGAAGATGGAGACCACGgtgtccgcgccgtgcgacgGGCGGGTCAAACACATCGCCATCGTGCCCAAGGATACCATCTCCGCGGGCGACCTGCTCGTGGCGCTCGACACGGACCTCGTGGAGGCGTGA
- a CDS encoding mitochondrial carrier family (S-adenosylmethionine) → MEPRELAGHMASGVVAGTAVEAALYPIDTIKTRLQAARGGAAVSWRHLYKGLGGNLVGVVPACALFFAVYEPAKRALLPIPGDGDGEGTAAHHRRTAVAHLAAAASAGLASSLVRVPTEVVKTRMQTGQFSSARAALRHIVTKEGRLATGLFAGFGSFLLRDLPFDAIEFASYEQLKLARRRPLKQHESAVLGAIAGAVTGAVTTPLDVVKTRLMTQGAEGRGTGRGDGRRYRGVADCVARMVREEGAFSLLKGIQPRVTFIGIGGGVFFFALEAAKGVFVAES, encoded by the exons atggagccCCGCGAGCTGGCCGGTCACATGgcgtccggcgtcgtcgccggcaccgcggtggaggcggcgctgtaCCCGATCGACACGATCAAGACGCGCCTgcaggcggcgcgcgggggcgcggcggtgagctgGCGGCACCTCTACAAAGGCCTCGGCGGcaacctcgtcggcgtcgtcccggcGTGCGCGCTCTTCTTCGCCGTGTACGAAcccgcgaagcgcgcgctgTTGCCcatccccggcgacggcgacggcgaaggcaccgccgcgcaccaccgtcgcaccgccgtcgcgcacctcgccgccgccgcctccgcgggcctcgcctcctcgctcGTGCGCGTGCCCACGGAGGTGGTCAAGACGCGCATGCAAACCGGGCAgttctccagcgcgcgcgccgcgctgcgccaCATCGTGACGAAGGAGGGCCGCCTCGCGACGGGGCTCTTCGCGGGGTTCGGATCGTTCCTCCTCAGGGACCTCCcgttcgacgccatcgagtTCGCGTCGTACGAACAGCTCAAGCTCGC ACGAAGGCGGCCTCTCAAACAACACGAGTCCGCGGTCCTCGGGGCGATCGCcggggcggtgacgggcgcggtgacgacgccgctgGACGTCGTGAAGACGCGGCTGATGACGCagggcgcggaggggcgAGGTACCGGgaggggcgacgggcggagGTACCGCGGGGTGGCGGACTGCGTCGCCAGGATGGTcagggaggagggcgcgttCTCGCTGCTCAAGGGGATCCAGCCGAGGGTGACGTTCATAGGAATAGGGGGGGGCGTGTTCTTTTtcgccctcgaggcggcCAAGGGAGTGTTCGTGGCGGAATCCTAA
- a CDS encoding predicted protein, translating into MANAPGLRDLWLSRRRNPDWQAWMDHGVWSDADCSELLRARRVPTRLPLPYFTAPEQLTAPAAEKLGEAVAAFERRMAETQVAPYIADMLTESKKTEYLLNTKEGEFRLYLPETREGAVSEKTGKPYKLKFVPVFQLIEPDAGHFKTLLDFHLPEKAFKAFRAHVSRYPGCDAEKVPLTEEEKRARGERRKYATETRVAISAEGVYAFREGGEWPISDAMQHAVRFFDARVATVGKPIETRGYPWRKYTCEVDFKLAPWRVASVERPNWRFKEADPNTGDPDDARKGFRV; encoded by the coding sequence atggcgaACGCTCCCGGCTTGCGGGATCTGTGGCTTTCCCGGCGCCGGAATCCGGACTGGCAAGCCTGGATGGACCACGGCGTGTGGAGCGACGCCGACTGTTCGGAGCTGctccgggcgcgacgcgtcccgaCGAGACTTCCCCTCCCCTACttcaccgcgcccgagcagctcaccgcgcccgcggcggagaagctcggcgaggccgtcgccgccttcgagcGGCGCATGGCGGAGACGCAGGTCGCGCCGTACATAGCGGACATGCTCACCGAGAGTAAGAAGACCGAGTACCTCCTCAACACCAAGGAGGGCGAGTTCAGGCTGTACTTGCCGGAGACCCGAGAAGGGGCGGTGAGCGAAAAGACGGGTAAGCCTTACAAGCTCAAGTTCGTTCCCGTCTTCCAGCTCAtcgaacccgacgccggTCACTTCAAGACCCTTCTCGACTTCCACCTGCCCGAGAAGGCGTTCAAGGCGTtccgcgcgcacgtctcCCGGTACCCCGGCTGCGACGCAGAGAAAGTCCCCCTCACGGAGGAGGAAAAGCGGGCTAGAGGCGAACGCCGAAAGtacgcgacggagacgcgcgtcgcgatcagCGCCGAGGGCGTGTACGCGTtccgcgaaggcggcgagtGGCCGATTAGCGACGCCATGCAGCACGCCGTTCGCTTCTTCGACGCGCGAGTCGCGACCGTCGGTAAGCCCATCGAGACCCGCGGGTATCCCTGGAGGAAATATACCTGTGAAGTGGATTTCAAGCTCGCGCCctggcgcgtcgcgtccgtggaGCGCCCGAACTGGAGGTTCAAGGAAGCCGACCCGAACACGGGGGACCCGGATGACGCGCGGAaggggtttagggtttag
- a CDS encoding hypothetical protein (expressed putative uncharacterized protein) has protein sequence MMDSSGQWLAQLEERAERQRRWQDRIARKQSERDRANGRPAPGEHSDATLPDAFAAHRAKKEAEWTEEIATLGLGRDRSKCLGPEHKMLACVTSYGDKDPRAINTLIANYADAHDRFGMDVDVVVWVSDPRYATFRTDWGPGVNVHVSVGDGSLGHDFAGLCRETVRPHLHRDEYTHYLVSENDINVTSSNMEALCREHRHLNATGRDDLHPMLVRYEDLVDKRGKYHRVVVDENYCNPPQVKRVEWHGGQRYVVPRNPYAAMFFLPAERYRSYVSKLERGIAMLRLEDPAHEPWIDSYWTKNVPYGVDWYPGGLVREWYSSFWFQGFTTAVIPMDTFGEMMVHHMDDGKYAASGNLPEERAFVGAARRWRGVPTSVSDIGYEFDGHRRRCDEVLN, from the coding sequence aTGATGGACAGCAGCGGGCAGTGGCTGGCGCAGctggaggagcgcgcggagcgccaGAGGCGATGGCAGGACCGCATCGCGCGCAAACAGAGCGAACGGGATCGAGCGAACGGGCGACCGGCTCCCGGGGAACacagcgacgcgacgcttcCGGACGCTTtcgcggcgcatcgcgccaagaaggaggcggagtgGACCGAAGAGATCGCGACGCTCGgcctcggacgcgaccgAAGCAAATGCCTCGGACCGGAGCACAAGATGCTCGCGTGCGTCACGTCCTACGGGGACAAGGATCCACGGGCGATCAACACCCTGATCGCCAACtacgcggacgcgcacgaTCGGTTCGGgatggacgtcgacgtcgtggtgTGGGTATCGGACCCGAGGTACGCCACCTTTCGAACCGATTGGGGACCTGGCGTCAACGTCCACGTCAGCGTGGGCGACGGCTCGCTCGGACACGACTTCGCCGGCCTGTGCCGCGAGACGGTCAGGCCGcacctccaccgcgacgagtACACCCACTACCTGGTCAGCGAGAACGACATCAACGTCACGTCAAGCAACATGGAGGCGCTGTGCCGGGAGCACAGGCACCTCAACGCCACGGGCCGCGACGACCTGCACCCGATGCTGGTTCGCTACGAGGACTTGGTGGACAAACGCGGGAAGTATCACAGGGTGGTGGTGGACGAGAACTACTGCAACCCGCCACAGGTGAAGCGCGTGGAGTGGCACGGCGGGCAGCGGTACGTCGTGCCGAGGAACCCGTACGCGGCGATGTTCTTCCTCCCTGCGGAGCGGTACCGGAGTTACGTGTCCAAACTGGAGCGGGGCATCGCCATGTTGCGGCTGGAGGACCCCGCGCACGAGCCGTGGATCGACTCGTACTGGACCAAGAACGTCCCGTACGGGGTGGATTGGTACCCCGGCGGTTTGGTCAGGGAGTGGTACTCGAGCTTCTGGTTCCAGGGGTTCACCACCGCGGTTATACCCATGGACACGTTCGGCGAGATGATGGTGCATCACATGGACGACGGCAagtacgcggcgagcggtAACTtgcccgaggagcgcgcgttcgtcggcgccgcgaggcggtggaggggggtgccgacgagcGTTTCCGACATCGGGTACGAGTTCGACGGGCacaggcggcggtgcgacgaggtgctcaactga
- a CDS encoding hypothetical protein (expressed uncahracterized protein, possibly thioesterase superfamily; hypothetical protein), producing the protein MWRAVARRAAREAFARSDAVAAREIDAARAAASTLTRFRCVCGCASPAGAACERRSSSTSREDSSRPVFSAFSTTTTRFGRRFRATPRAFRSREEWARLVHEGHDVNPCNSPKHPAALAGIPLVDGKPMLSIQASYDEHSQCFVCGNAHESGLGLKSFRVEESDPRWADASPSALRSVVTVTDAYQGLPGIVSTGVMDSLMICHGSWQAAIALMDRAVLPRPPLVMPKSYSMQIHDRLPPGTEIEVTTKAIEVRDDKEPYRVRVMMELKAAGDDDHDGKGFVCASSEAMYEKVGAVRSMW; encoded by the coding sequence ATGTGgagggcggtggcgaggcgcgcggctcgtGAGGCTTTCGCGCGgtccgacgcggtcgccgcgcgcgagatcgacgccgcgcgcgccgcggcgtcgacgctgaCGCGCTTCCGATGCGTCTGCGGCtgcgcgtcccccgcgggcgcggcgtgcgagcGGAGATCGAGCTCGACTTCCCGCGAAGATTCCTCGCGCCCCGTGTTCTCGGcgttctcgacgacgacgacgcgtttcGGGCGAAGATTCCGCGCaacgccccgcgcgttccgctCGCGCGAGGAGTGGGCCCGCTTGGTGCACGAGGGCCACGACGTCAACCCGTGCAACTCCCCGAaacaccccgccgcgctcgcgggcatcCCGCTGGTGGACGGCAAGCCGATGCTCTCCATCCAGGCTTCGTACGACGAGCACTCGCAGTGCTTCGTCTGCGGCAACGCGCACGAGTCCGGCCTCGGTCTCAAGTCCTTCAGGGTCGAGGAGAGCGACCCGCGGTGGGCGGACGCCTCCCCGAGCGCCCTTCGCAGCGTCGTCACCGTGACCGACGCGTACCAGGGCTTGCCCGGCATCGTGTCCACGGGCGTGATGGACTCGCTCATGATTTGCCACGGGAGCTGgcaggcggcgatcgcgctgATGGACCGCGCGGTGCTGCCCCGCCCCCCGCTCGTGATGCCCAAGTCGTACAGCATGCAGATACACGACAGGCTGCCGCCCGGGACGGAGATCGAGGTGACGACGAAAGCCATCGAGGTGAGGGACGACAAGGAGCCGTACAGGGTGAGGGTGATGATGGAGCTGAAGGCtgcgggggacgacgaccacgacggcAAGGGGTTCgtgtgcgcgtcgtcggaggcgatGTACGAGAAGGTCGGGGCGGTGCGATCCATGTGGTGA
- a CDS encoding hypothetical protein (conserved hypothetical uncharacterized protein), translating into MPAPPFLVGVGVGFSAAALARVAAESAPDAKGDKKAKGSKGGDATRGGHGAGKGPLMVKPKAFVRREYPPDPCTECCGSGRVDCSECKGRGRTNFTELVMLPKDTWPEWCQYCRGSGLIYCSRCSGLGKHRAKIGFDLED; encoded by the coding sequence ATgcccgccccgcccttcCTCGTGGGCGTGGGGGTCGGGttctcggccgcggcgctcgccagaGTCGCGGCCGAGTCGGCGCCCGATGCCAAGGGAGACAAAAAGGCGAAGGGATCGAagggaggcgacgcgacgcggggcggacACGGCGCTGGCAAGGGGCCGCTCATGGTGAAGCCCAAGGCTTTCGTCAGGAGGGAGTACCCGCCGGACCCGTGCACCGAGTGCTGCGGGTCCGGGCGGGTGGACTGCTCGGAGTGCAAAGGACGGGGTCGCACCAACTTCACGGAGCTCGTCATGCTGCCCAAGGACACCTGGCCGGAGTGGTGCCAGTACTGCAGGGGGAGCGGGCTCATCTACTGCTCCAGGTGCTCGGGGCTGGGGAAGCACAGAGCCAAGATTGGCTTCGACCTCGAGGACTGA
- a CDS encoding predicted protein translates to MGASKEVESLAARLEDFPGFDEMRAGSAAGSSCGETPMKDGGGRGPPDIVVASDLVRSESDDVSDFQDATLVEIMRERIQELERENVALRWRERTAEARIEAEIAKAATTAAELAAENSHAELERRLESMAHALDIERQRRQTAERDADLARGVGEEATRARRDELDAAVAAAVTRERERSAQTLRRAAEAAVDATVQREPSSKEQELALEELRNELVESQRQLVRAREDAVAAATRNVGAAIVADALKSAQSIGADDSTRELLADVDELGAAMRAYTAASASLATPQTRKVDGDEEIALARELLLDVPSLAPLMREGKRADVLATFARVRVCVPGESLFPVTPVTPVQAGGDTPGGGSGVDMYIVAEGSVEIAPVAVNPFDDVATRLASSGVVVPRTYVAHPGDVIGEVAAVVDALAGIRTRASLPNGVGLVAGEDLPRRAPARATCSNDGPARLFVINSRDVERVLVFGGSSSFAEVQGGERSIVGTLHAAVATRLAELEASANMSVDGVGGGGGKGGGIGVPAGGGSHPAPRRARADLNAPTTARDARYPLGVRWSEEQLRAAGLRRTAGALERVGEDDGNAAGKDAIADARETVAKVSKSLRAAAARLRERRFRSLAQ, encoded by the coding sequence ATGGGCGCGTCCAAGGAGGTcgagagcctcgcggcgcggctggaGGACTTTCCAGGCTTTGATGAGATGCGCGcgggctccgccgcgggctcgtcctGCGGCGAAACCCCGATgaaggacggcggcgggcgcggtccgCCCGATATCGTGGTCGCGTCCGATTTGGTCCGCTCCGAGTCAGACGACGTCTCCGATTTCcaggacgcgacgctcgtggAAATCATGCGCGAGCGCATCCAGGAGCTGGAACGCGAGAACGTCGCGCTCCGATGGCGCGAgcgcaccgcggaggcgcgcatCGAGGCGGAGATCGCGAAGGCGGCCACCAcggccgcggagctcgccgcggagaattcccacgccgagctcgagcgacgcctcGAGTCCATGGCGCACGCGCTGGACatcgagcgccagcgccgccagaccgccgaacgcgacgccgacctcgcgcgcggcgtcggcgaggaggcgacgcgcgcgcggagggacgagctcgacgccgccgtcgccgcggcggtgacgcgcgagcgcgagcgatcgGCGCAGACGCTCCGACGAgccgcggaagccgccgtcgacgccaccgtccaacgcgagccgtcgtcgaaggaacaggagctcgcgctggaggagctcaGGAACGAGCTGGTGGAGTCGCAAAGGCAGCTggtgcgcgcgagggaggacgcggtggcggcggcgacgaggaacgtcggcgccgccatcgtAGCCGACGCGTTGAAATCCGCGCAAtccatcggcgccgacgattcGACGCGAGaactcctcgccgacgtcgacgagctcggcgcggcgatgcgcgcgtacaccgccgcgtccgcctcgctcgcgacgccacAGACGCGCAAggtggacggggacgaggagatcgcgcTGGCGCGTgaactcctcctcgacgtcccgTCGCTGGCGCCGTTGATGCGCGAGGGGAAACGAGCAGACGTCCTCGCGACgttcgctcgcgtccgcgtgtgCGTCCCGGGCGAGTCCCTGTTCCCCGTAACGCCCGTAACGCCCGTacaggcgggcggcgacaccCCGGGAGGCGGGAGCGGCGTGGACATGtacatcgtcgccgagggatcCGTCGAgatcgcgccggtggcggtgaaccccttcgacgacgtcgcgacgcggctggcgtcctccggcgtcgtcgttccccGCACCTACGTGGCGcaccccggcgacgtcatcggcgaggtggccgccgtcgtcgacgcgctcgcgggtatACGCACGAGGGCGTCGCTCCCAAACGGTGttgggctcgtcgcgggcgaggaccttccgcgacgcgcccccgctCGAGCGACGTGTTCAAacgacggacccgcgcgactcTTCGTGATCAACTCGAGGGACGTGGAGCGGGTGTTGGTGTtcggcgggtcgtcgtcgttcgcggaggTACAGGGCGGGGAACGGTCCATCGTGGGGACgctgcacgccgccgtcgcgacgcggctcgcggagctcgaggcgagcgcCAACATGTCCGTCGacggagtcggcggcgggggaggaaaGGGGGGGGGAATCGGAGTGCCAGCCGGCGGGGGTTCTCATCCCGctccacggcgcgcgcgcgcggatctcaACGCGCCCAccaccgcccgcgacgcgcggtacCCGCTGGGCGTGCGCTGGTCCGAAGAGCAGctcagggcggcggggctgcggcgcacagctggcgcgttggagcgcgtgggcgaagacgacgggaACGCAGCCGGAAAAGACGCGATTGCGGATGCGAGGGAGACGGTGGCGAAGGTGAGCAAGAGCctgcgagccgccgcggcgaggctccgGGAGCGACGGTTCAGGTCGTTGGCTCAGTGA